In one window of Rhodanobacter sp. FDAARGOS 1247 DNA:
- a CDS encoding nucleotidyltransferase domain-containing protein codes for MGTKANKGISEAAALYASTSLSDALFTTTQQRVLGCLFGQPERSFTVSELIQTTGAGSGAVQREVARLAGSGLLTVEPVGNQKRYRADPASPIHTELVSLVRKTFGLAAPLREALAPLVEHVAVAFVYGSVAKGSDTAASDIDLMLVSDTLTYADVMAALHPLIERLGREIQPTLYTRAELRKRIAARNSFVTRVLAQPRLWVIGGEHDLAA; via the coding sequence ATGGGCACAAAAGCCAACAAGGGAATCAGCGAGGCAGCGGCGCTCTACGCCAGCACCAGCCTGTCCGATGCCTTGTTCACCACCACCCAGCAACGCGTCCTCGGCTGCCTGTTCGGCCAGCCGGAGCGCAGCTTCACGGTGAGCGAACTGATCCAGACCACCGGCGCCGGCAGCGGCGCCGTGCAACGCGAAGTCGCGCGACTGGCCGGCAGCGGTCTGCTCACCGTGGAACCGGTCGGCAACCAGAAGCGTTACCGCGCCGATCCCGCCTCACCGATCCACACCGAGCTGGTCTCCCTCGTGCGCAAGACCTTCGGCCTGGCCGCTCCCCTGCGCGAAGCCTTGGCACCCCTGGTCGAACACGTCGCGGTTGCCTTCGTCTACGGCTCGGTGGCCAAGGGCAGCGACACCGCGGCCAGCGACATCGACCTGATGCTGGTGTCCGATACGCTGACCTATGCAGACGTCATGGCCGCCCTGCATCCGCTGATCGAACGCCTCGGCCGCGAGATCCAACCCACGCTCTACACCCGCGCCGAGTTGCGCAAGCGTATCGCCGCGCGCAACAGCTTCGTGACCCGCGTGCTGGCACAGCCGCGGTTGTGGGTGATCGGGGGCGAACATGACCTCGCCGCTTGA
- a CDS encoding TIGR03067 domain-containing protein → MCKIAGLRAEALPLPNGGSISPYAKRTAYSLSMHSQTDMPMTSTSPPLPDDSARDLARLQGVWEQVRMEADGVVEPPDEHGGPGALTTIAGTQFSVRSLDGELLLAGSFVIDASTRPRSITWIDAIGEDQGKLLPASYVLDEDRFEFIAGEADGPRAIEFRTTPGQTMRTFVRHRQAPATPPRSRLDDL, encoded by the coding sequence ATGTGCAAGATCGCAGGGCTCAGGGCGGAAGCTCTCCCGCTTCCGAATGGCGGGTCGATCTCGCCTTATGCAAAGCGAACGGCATACTCGCTATCCATGCATTCGCAAACCGACATGCCCATGACATCGACTTCTCCACCGCTACCTGACGACTCCGCCCGCGATCTGGCCCGGCTGCAAGGGGTGTGGGAGCAGGTTCGCATGGAGGCCGATGGCGTGGTGGAACCACCGGATGAACACGGCGGGCCCGGCGCACTGACCACGATTGCCGGCACGCAATTCAGCGTGCGCAGCCTCGACGGGGAATTGCTGCTGGCAGGATCGTTCGTCATCGATGCATCGACCCGCCCCAGGTCGATCACCTGGATCGACGCGATCGGTGAGGATCAGGGCAAGCTGTTGCCCGCCAGCTACGTGCTGGATGAGGACCGCTTCGAATTCATCGCGGGCGAAGCAGATGGCCCGCGCGCCATCGAGTTCCGCACGACTCCTGGCCAGACCATGCGGACCTTCGTGCGACACCGGCAAGCTCCGGCAACGCCGCCCCGATCCCGCCTGGACGACTTGTGA
- a CDS encoding DUF488 family protein produces the protein MPAVPATIWSIGHSTRTLEEFLGLLDEYRIEAIADVRRFPGSRRHPHFASEALARSLPAHGIAYQWIPRLGGRRKVQPGSPNTAWRNASFQGYADYTASEEFADGLAELLQLAAGKRTAMMCAEVVWWRCHRSIVSDVLKLRGIEVIHIIDASHATEHPYTSPAHIVDGRLSYAPAQGELL, from the coding sequence ATGCCCGCCGTTCCCGCCACGATCTGGTCCATCGGTCACTCCACTCGCACACTGGAGGAGTTCCTCGGCCTGCTCGACGAATACCGGATCGAGGCGATCGCCGACGTGCGCCGCTTCCCCGGTTCGCGCCGCCACCCGCACTTCGCCAGCGAGGCGCTGGCCCGGTCGCTGCCCGCGCACGGCATCGCCTACCAGTGGATTCCCAGACTCGGCGGCCGCCGCAAGGTGCAGCCGGGCTCGCCGAACACGGCGTGGCGCAACGCCTCGTTCCAGGGCTACGCCGACTACACCGCCAGCGAGGAATTCGCCGACGGCCTGGCCGAACTGCTGCAACTGGCCGCCGGCAAGCGCACCGCCATGATGTGCGCCGAGGTGGTCTGGTGGCGCTGCCACCGCTCGATCGTGTCGGACGTGCTGAAACTGCGCGGCATCGAGGTCATCCACATCATCGACGCCAGCCACGCCACCGAACATCCGTACACCTCGCCCGCCCACATCGTCGACGGCCGGCTCAGCTACGCGCCCGCGCAGGGCGAACTGCTGTAG
- a CDS encoding DUF2945 domain-containing protein: MSHAFKVGDHVRWNSEAGHVSGKIIKVHTRDTDYKGHTRHCSEDDPQYEIRSDKTDHVAMHKGAALHRID; this comes from the coding sequence ATGAGCCATGCCTTCAAGGTCGGCGACCACGTCCGCTGGAATTCCGAAGCCGGCCACGTCAGCGGAAAGATCATCAAGGTGCACACCCGCGACACCGACTACAAGGGTCACACGCGTCATTGCAGCGAGGACGATCCACAGTACGAGATCAGGAGCGACAAGACCGACCACGTGGCGATGCACAAGGGCGCGGCCCTGCACAGGATCGACTGA
- a CDS encoding LytTR family DNA-binding domain-containing protein, translating to MTRVLIVDDEPLARARLAALLGECGGVEIVGNVADGEAALVAIGELQPDVLLLDINMPGIDGVGVAQRLAGRSRPQVIFCTAYEAHALKAFDLGAADYLLKPVRLERLREALQRAQRRLADAPREAVAWLHGRHGSEQVRIALDEVTCLLADEKYVVVHHRRGELLIEESLRQLEEAYPEQLVRLHRNCLVPPARLLGLKTLADGRVLARLDGTELAPEISRRNLPAVRKLLRPL from the coding sequence ATGACCCGCGTGCTGATCGTCGACGACGAACCGCTGGCGCGGGCGCGCCTGGCCGCCCTGCTGGGCGAATGCGGCGGCGTCGAGATCGTCGGCAACGTGGCCGATGGCGAAGCGGCGCTGGTCGCCATCGGCGAACTGCAGCCGGACGTGCTGTTGCTGGACATCAACATGCCCGGCATCGACGGCGTGGGCGTGGCGCAACGCCTGGCCGGCCGCAGCCGGCCCCAGGTGATCTTCTGCACCGCCTACGAAGCGCACGCGCTGAAGGCCTTCGACCTGGGCGCCGCGGATTACCTGCTGAAACCGGTGCGGCTGGAGCGCCTGCGCGAAGCACTGCAGCGCGCGCAGCGGCGCTTGGCCGATGCGCCCCGCGAAGCCGTCGCCTGGCTGCACGGTCGCCACGGCAGCGAACAGGTGCGCATCGCGCTGGACGAAGTGACCTGCCTGCTGGCCGACGAGAAATACGTGGTGGTCCATCATCGCCGCGGCGAACTGCTGATCGAGGAATCGCTGCGCCAGCTGGAAGAGGCCTACCCCGAGCAACTGGTGCGCCTGCATCGCAACTGCTTGGTGCCGCCGGCGCGGCTGCTGGGCCTGAAGACCCTCGCCGACGGCCGCGTGCTGGCCCGGCTGGATGGCACCGAACTGGCGCCGGAAATCAGCCGGCGCAACCTGCCCGCGGTACGCAAGCTGCTGCGGCCGCTGTAG
- a CDS encoding sensor histidine kinase, translating into MRESTPSRKPRGPAEQSPLPDFCRLPALFAMFVVGALTVTVMWLAGDDPRVWSAYSVSMLFVTWLVLVVGVLLCKLRPALQRLPGHLPYVGVWLLIMLIVLLASLVAHWFDGALQMRLIKSSTLAYTRDNLVIAALLGAAMLRYFYVLAQWQARLAAVTRAQVEALQARIRPHFLFNSMNTVAALIRVDPAAAERTVEDLSELFRAALGQHDSADGTLGEELALVERYLAIEQLRLGPRLRVTRELDDLPADFPLPRLLLQPLVENAVRHGIQPLREGGEVILRGQREGRGVRIEIINPLPATPAVGGNGHGLDNVRRRVGWRYGPQARVVAEPRGDRFVVLLQLPGGPA; encoded by the coding sequence ATGCGCGAATCCACGCCCAGCCGCAAGCCTCGCGGCCCCGCCGAACAAAGCCCGCTGCCGGACTTCTGCCGGCTGCCGGCGCTGTTCGCGATGTTCGTGGTCGGCGCGCTGACGGTGACCGTGATGTGGCTGGCCGGCGACGACCCGCGCGTGTGGTCGGCGTACAGCGTCAGCATGCTGTTCGTGACCTGGCTGGTGCTGGTGGTCGGCGTGCTGCTGTGCAAGTTGCGACCGGCGCTGCAGCGCCTGCCCGGCCACCTGCCGTATGTCGGGGTGTGGTTGCTGATCATGCTGATCGTGCTGCTGGCCAGCCTGGTCGCGCACTGGTTCGACGGCGCCCTGCAGATGCGGCTGATCAAGAGCAGCACGCTCGCCTATACCCGCGACAACCTGGTGATCGCGGCCCTGCTCGGCGCCGCGATGCTGCGCTACTTCTACGTGCTGGCGCAGTGGCAGGCGCGCTTGGCCGCGGTGACGCGGGCCCAGGTGGAGGCGCTGCAGGCGCGCATCCGGCCGCACTTCCTGTTCAACAGCATGAATACCGTCGCCGCCCTGATCCGGGTCGATCCGGCCGCCGCCGAACGCACGGTGGAAGATCTGTCCGAACTGTTCCGCGCGGCACTGGGCCAGCACGACAGCGCCGACGGCACGCTGGGCGAGGAGCTGGCCCTGGTCGAGCGCTATCTGGCGATCGAACAGCTGCGGCTCGGCCCGCGGCTGCGGGTGACCCGCGAACTCGATGACCTGCCGGCCGACTTCCCGCTGCCGCGACTGCTGCTGCAGCCGCTGGTGGAGAACGCCGTGCGCCATGGCATCCAGCCGCTGCGCGAAGGTGGCGAGGTGATCCTGCGCGGGCAGCGCGAAGGCCGCGGCGTGCGCATCGAGATCATCAATCCGTTGCCGGCCACGCCCGCGGTCGGCGGCAACGGCCACGGCCTGGACAACGTGCGGCGCCGCGTGGGCTGGCGCTACGGGCCGCAGGCCCGCGTGGTGGCGGAGCCCCGTGGCGATCGCTTCGTGGTGCTGCTGCAGCTTCCCGGAGGCCCGGCATGA
- a CDS encoding alpha/beta hydrolase: MTLPAVEHETAAHPTHSVIWLHGLGADGHDFAPIVPELVDPAWPALRFVFPHAPVRPVTINNGMSMRAWYDITGFDLTSRQDEAGIRASVTATEALIAREHERGVPAERIILAGFSQGGAIALSAGVRHAQKLAGIVALSTYLPISATVASERHAANAATPIFWGHGTADPVVVLQRGSDSRNALQALGYPVDWHTYPMAHAVCAEEIGDLRHWLGQRLA, encoded by the coding sequence ATGACCCTGCCCGCCGTCGAACACGAAACCGCCGCCCATCCCACCCACAGCGTCATCTGGCTGCACGGGCTGGGCGCGGACGGCCATGACTTCGCGCCGATCGTGCCGGAGCTGGTCGATCCGGCATGGCCGGCGCTGCGCTTCGTGTTTCCCCATGCGCCGGTGCGGCCGGTGACGATCAACAACGGCATGTCGATGCGGGCCTGGTACGACATCACCGGCTTCGACCTCACCTCGCGCCAGGACGAGGCCGGCATCCGCGCCTCGGTCACCGCCACCGAGGCGCTGATCGCCCGCGAGCACGAGCGCGGCGTGCCTGCCGAGCGGATCATCCTGGCCGGCTTTTCGCAGGGCGGTGCGATCGCGCTTTCGGCGGGCGTCCGCCATGCGCAGAAACTGGCCGGCATCGTGGCGCTGTCCACCTACCTGCCGATCTCCGCCACGGTGGCCAGCGAGCGCCATGCGGCGAACGCCGCCACGCCGATCTTCTGGGGCCACGGCACCGCCGATCCGGTGGTCGTGCTGCAGCGGGGCAGCGACTCGCGCAACGCGCTGCAGGCGCTGGGCTACCCGGTGGACTGGCACACCTATCCGATGGCCCACGCGGTCTGCGCCGAGGAGATCGGCGACCTGCGTCACTGGCTCGGCCAGCGGCTGGCCTAA
- a CDS encoding energy transducer TonB, translated as MTKGLFLCATLLLLWALPARAADTRTQVFVIGADVNAQGEVTQTQPEADTAKPLAAALDLALKQWRFEPARQDGKAVPAHTFIEARLDAIPEDSRNYTLRISYVRHGPTWDRRLQPSYPAVAIGLGATGLVAMAGTVRPDGKISLTDARSVVSGGRGRPSLLKAAATDWFQRHAVSPETVDGHPAAARIRAYIEFRLDDRNQAKRASPPPHSEKERAALLQVGFRDTGDHTRMETPEISSVLQVRSIDPVTMQP; from the coding sequence ATGACGAAAGGCCTTTTCCTCTGCGCTACCCTGCTGCTGTTGTGGGCGTTGCCAGCACGCGCAGCCGACACGCGCACACAGGTATTCGTCATTGGCGCGGATGTGAACGCGCAAGGCGAGGTAACGCAAACCCAGCCGGAAGCCGACACCGCCAAACCCCTCGCTGCCGCGCTCGACCTGGCACTGAAGCAGTGGCGGTTCGAGCCGGCGCGTCAGGACGGAAAGGCCGTACCCGCACACACCTTCATCGAGGCGAGACTGGACGCGATCCCCGAAGACAGCCGCAACTACACGCTGCGCATCAGCTACGTGCGCCACGGACCGACATGGGATCGACGGCTGCAGCCGAGCTATCCCGCCGTCGCCATCGGGCTGGGCGCAACCGGCCTCGTCGCGATGGCCGGCACGGTTCGGCCAGACGGCAAGATCAGCCTGACCGATGCGCGCAGCGTCGTCAGCGGCGGACGCGGCCGTCCTTCGTTGTTGAAGGCGGCCGCCACCGACTGGTTCCAGCGACATGCCGTCAGCCCGGAAACCGTCGATGGCCATCCGGCGGCGGCCCGGATACGGGCGTACATCGAATTCCGCCTCGATGATCGCAACCAGGCGAAGCGCGCCAGCCCACCACCCCACAGCGAAAAGGAAAGGGCGGCGCTGCTGCAGGTCGGCTTCAGGGACACCGGCGACCATACCCGGATGGAAACACCGGAAATTTCCAGCGTGCTGCAGGTACGCTCGATCGATCCGGTAACCATGCAACCCTGA
- a CDS encoding TonB family protein — protein sequence MRHFLIGAALLLACAQAVHADEVREAYFAIGADVDAGGHVTATEPEADVPAPLAKILEAAVRQWQFVPATVNGQAVAAHTFVKLKLRVTPDTRGGHDVRIIFQGNGPRLAKHKLLPKYPVKAVSMGRAGFVYLDATVQPDGHLSDMKVSNRFEEWPADKVFYAAVLAAARHWNADPEQVEGKPVATRLRIPVNFTLTPPNFTARQLAILRADQQKEAAEDARAGIPLPSEQEVALDSPLQPSRVATIIAGP from the coding sequence ATGAGACATTTCCTGATTGGCGCGGCCTTGCTGCTGGCCTGCGCCCAAGCGGTGCACGCCGACGAGGTGCGCGAGGCTTATTTCGCGATCGGCGCCGACGTGGATGCCGGCGGGCACGTCACGGCCACCGAGCCGGAGGCCGACGTTCCGGCGCCCCTGGCAAAGATCCTGGAGGCCGCCGTGAGGCAATGGCAATTCGTGCCGGCCACGGTGAATGGTCAGGCGGTGGCGGCGCACACCTTCGTGAAGCTCAAGTTGCGGGTGACTCCCGATACCCGCGGCGGCCATGACGTCCGGATCATCTTCCAGGGCAACGGACCGCGACTGGCCAAACATAAATTGCTGCCGAAGTACCCGGTGAAAGCCGTGAGCATGGGCCGGGCCGGCTTTGTCTACCTGGACGCCACCGTGCAGCCGGACGGCCATCTCAGTGACATGAAAGTCAGCAACCGGTTCGAGGAGTGGCCGGCAGACAAGGTCTTCTACGCCGCGGTGCTGGCCGCGGCCAGGCACTGGAACGCCGACCCCGAACAGGTCGAGGGCAAGCCGGTGGCCACGCGCCTGCGCATTCCGGTGAACTTCACGCTCACCCCACCCAACTTCACCGCCCGCCAGCTCGCAATCCTGCGGGCGGACCAGCAGAAGGAAGCCGCCGAGGATGCACGGGCAGGCATCCCGCTGCCATCGGAGCAGGAGGTGGCGCTGGACAGTCCGCTCCAACCCAGCCGCGTGGCCACGATCATCGCCGGCCCATGA
- a CDS encoding prolyl oligopeptidase family serine peptidase has translation MRRLLLAALVALTVAPLAVAAAPASTPLDLETIMANPDWIGQAVESPYWSVDGRQVYYSLKRDGSQLRDLYRVDPAGGQGVKLDPAALAQADGPAVFDREHRHAAFVLHGDVFMVDLASGRRSQVTRTPQEESAPRFSADGRALQFRDGNDWYSHDLASGVTAPAAVLKFVDDPQAKQPDALGARQLELFKTLRDIRDEKQARHEQEKTLAAADPGRVPAPFFLGDQVSLVDSELSPDGRWLLLVTMPKDHEAGKAPELTHYVTDSGYAEQQETRVYVGRNDPAPQSLLLLDLASHRSWPLTSDMLPGIKDDPLKDLRAKAIAALQKAGKDDQARALKAPAVRAVRIISSADDGGGGGIVWSDDGRNLAIQLRAIDNKDRWIASVDFAKHALVNQQRLTDPAWINWNFNDFGWLKDGRTLWYLSEQDGYSHLYTKALDGKPRALTSGSFETSHPQLSEDGHWFYLRTNQAAPYSYDVYRVPSAGGQLERVTNYQGMDDFALSPDGTRLAVLHSSPYVLSQLAVQPSAGGAPRELTDTMKPAFTARAWIAPKIVEVKSSHGAGSIYAKYYGPADESAASKPAVIFVHGAGYLQNVTLSWSNYFREQMFHNLLVQQGYVVLDMDYRASEGYGRAWRTAIYRQMGHPELEDLLDGKAWLVQNHHVDPQRVGIYGGSYGGFMTEMALLRAPGEFAAGAALRPVSDWTLYNHEYTSDILNDPQLDPEAFKTSSPIEYADNLRDPLLIQHGLIDDNVLAEDSIRLYQRLIELHKKNFWISLYPMERHGFVHADSWHDEYRRIDELFETYVKPVKDASVAH, from the coding sequence ATGCGTCGATTGCTGCTTGCCGCTCTCGTTGCCTTGACCGTCGCGCCGCTGGCAGTGGCCGCCGCACCGGCGTCGACGCCGCTCGACCTCGAAACCATCATGGCCAACCCCGACTGGATCGGCCAGGCGGTGGAGTCGCCGTACTGGAGCGTGGATGGTCGGCAGGTCTACTACTCGCTGAAGCGCGACGGCAGCCAGCTGCGCGATCTGTACCGCGTCGATCCGGCGGGTGGCCAGGGCGTGAAGCTGGACCCGGCGGCACTGGCGCAGGCGGACGGCCCGGCGGTGTTCGATCGCGAGCACCGGCACGCGGCGTTCGTCCTGCATGGCGACGTCTTCATGGTCGACCTGGCCAGTGGCCGGCGCAGCCAGGTCACCCGCACGCCGCAGGAGGAATCCGCGCCGCGCTTCTCGGCCGATGGCCGCGCGCTGCAGTTCCGCGACGGCAACGACTGGTACAGCCACGACCTGGCCAGCGGCGTCACCGCGCCCGCGGCGGTGCTGAAGTTCGTCGACGATCCGCAGGCAAAGCAGCCCGATGCGCTGGGCGCGCGCCAGCTGGAATTGTTCAAGACCTTGCGCGACATCAGGGACGAGAAGCAGGCCCGCCATGAACAGGAGAAGACGCTGGCCGCCGCCGATCCGGGCCGGGTGCCGGCGCCGTTCTTCCTCGGCGACCAGGTCAGCCTGGTCGACAGCGAGCTGTCGCCGGATGGCCGCTGGCTGCTGCTGGTCACCATGCCGAAAGACCACGAGGCGGGCAAGGCACCCGAGCTCACCCATTACGTCACCGACTCCGGCTATGCCGAGCAGCAGGAGACCCGCGTCTACGTGGGTCGCAACGATCCGGCGCCGCAGTCGCTGCTGCTGCTCGACCTGGCCAGTCACCGCTCGTGGCCACTGACCAGCGACATGTTGCCGGGCATCAAGGACGATCCCCTGAAAGACTTGCGCGCAAAGGCCATCGCCGCGTTGCAGAAGGCCGGCAAGGACGACCAGGCCAGGGCGCTGAAGGCGCCCGCCGTGCGCGCCGTGCGCATCATCTCCAGCGCCGACGACGGCGGTGGCGGTGGCATCGTGTGGAGCGACGATGGCCGCAACCTCGCCATCCAGTTGCGCGCGATCGACAACAAGGACCGCTGGATCGCCAGCGTCGATTTTGCGAAACACGCGCTGGTGAACCAGCAGCGACTCACCGACCCCGCCTGGATCAACTGGAACTTCAATGATTTCGGCTGGCTGAAGGACGGCCGCACGCTGTGGTACCTTAGCGAGCAGGACGGCTATTCGCATCTCTATACCAAGGCGCTGGACGGCAAGCCCAGGGCGCTGACCAGCGGTTCGTTCGAAACCAGTCATCCGCAGCTGAGCGAGGATGGCCACTGGTTCTACCTGCGCACCAACCAGGCCGCGCCGTACAGCTACGACGTCTACCGCGTGCCCTCCGCAGGCGGGCAACTGGAGCGCGTCACGAACTACCAGGGCATGGACGACTTCGCGCTGTCGCCCGACGGCACCCGGCTGGCCGTGCTGCATTCCTCGCCCTACGTGCTGTCGCAATTGGCCGTCCAGCCGTCCGCGGGCGGCGCGCCGCGCGAGCTGACCGACACCATGAAGCCGGCGTTCACCGCCCGCGCCTGGATCGCGCCGAAGATCGTCGAGGTGAAGTCCAGCCACGGCGCCGGCAGCATCTACGCGAAGTATTACGGTCCGGCCGACGAGAGCGCCGCCTCGAAGCCGGCGGTGATCTTCGTGCATGGCGCGGGCTACCTGCAGAACGTCACGCTGTCGTGGTCGAACTACTTCCGCGAGCAGATGTTCCACAACCTGCTGGTGCAGCAGGGCTACGTGGTGCTGGACATGGACTACCGCGCCTCCGAGGGCTACGGCCGCGCGTGGCGCACCGCGATCTACCGCCAGATGGGCCATCCCGAACTGGAAGACCTGCTGGACGGCAAGGCCTGGCTGGTGCAGAACCACCACGTCGATCCGCAGCGCGTGGGCATCTACGGTGGCAGCTACGGCGGCTTCATGACCGAGATGGCCCTGCTGCGCGCGCCGGGCGAATTCGCGGCGGGTGCGGCGCTGCGCCCGGTCAGCGACTGGACGCTGTACAACCACGAGTACACCTCGGACATCCTCAACGACCCGCAGCTCGATCCTGAGGCGTTCAAGACCAGCTCGCCGATCGAGTACGCCGACAATCTGCGCGATCCGCTGCTGATCCAGCACGGCCTGATCGACGACAACGTGCTGGCCGAGGATTCGATCCGCCTGTACCAGCGCCTGATCGAACTGCACAAGAAGAACTTCTGGATCTCGCTGTACCCGATGGAGCGCCACGGCTTCGTCCACGCCGATTCGTGGCACGACGAATACCGCCGCATCGACGAATTGTTCGAGACGTATGTGAAGCCGGTGAAGGACGCTTCCGTCGCGCACTGA
- a CDS encoding SPFH domain-containing protein yields MKKSGFAAIAASMLLACTGCTVVSPDAGQQAVLIDKPVLFGHGGVRDQPVTTGLTYTWFSTKRIYVNMFPQQYDGNFGDLMSSDGVPLDFHAIIRLQVTDPVALVKNFGQDWYKNNVEQEFFNRVRSAVKKHGMNETAIQTTAIDEIDSEVSREMTEYLNQNRLPIRLLKITVGKANPPDAVRNQRVETAQQEQRVLTEQKRDLAEQSRKAAEQSRAEADNAYRLAMNLSPAQFVEMERIKMQTEVCAVKDAKCTFIIGSAVDPVVNVK; encoded by the coding sequence ATGAAGAAGTCGGGTTTCGCCGCGATCGCGGCATCGATGCTGTTGGCGTGCACGGGTTGCACCGTGGTGTCGCCGGATGCCGGCCAGCAGGCCGTGCTGATCGACAAGCCGGTCCTGTTCGGCCACGGTGGCGTGCGCGACCAGCCGGTGACCACCGGCCTGACCTATACGTGGTTCTCCACGAAGCGCATCTACGTCAACATGTTTCCGCAGCAGTACGACGGCAACTTCGGCGACCTGATGTCGAGTGACGGTGTGCCGCTGGATTTCCACGCGATCATCCGCCTGCAGGTGACCGATCCGGTGGCGCTGGTGAAGAACTTCGGCCAGGACTGGTACAAGAACAACGTGGAGCAGGAGTTCTTCAACCGGGTGCGTTCGGCGGTGAAGAAGCACGGCATGAACGAGACGGCGATCCAGACCACCGCCATCGACGAGATCGACAGCGAAGTCAGCCGCGAGATGACCGAATACCTCAACCAGAACAGGCTGCCGATCCGCCTGCTCAAGATCACCGTGGGCAAGGCCAATCCGCCCGACGCGGTGCGCAACCAGCGCGTGGAAACCGCGCAGCAGGAACAGCGCGTGCTGACCGAGCAGAAGCGCGACCTGGCCGAACAATCGCGCAAGGCCGCTGAGCAGAGCCGCGCCGAGGCAGACAACGCCTATCGCCTGGCGATGAACCTCAGCCCGGCCCAGTTCGTCGAGATGGAACGCATCAAGATGCAGACCGAAGTGTGTGCGGTGAAGGATGCGAAGTGCACCTTCATCATCGGCAGCGCGGTCGATCCGGTGGTCAACGTGAAATGA
- a CDS encoding HAD family hydrolase translates to MNLALFDFDGTITSREMFSDFMHFAVTPRRLAAGRVLLAPVVIGYKLGLVSSNVIRSQVVRFGFRDEPLARLDQAGERFAREVLPGVLRAQAMERIAWHKAQGDVVVVVSGALDVYLRHWCEQHGLALICSELERVDGRYSGRYRGRQCVGAEKPRRVLERYNRGDFDRVYAYGDTSEDLDLLRIADRKYFNWREVA, encoded by the coding sequence ATGAATCTTGCCCTGTTCGATTTCGACGGAACGATCACCAGCCGCGAAATGTTTTCCGACTTCATGCATTTCGCGGTGACCCCGCGGCGGCTGGCTGCCGGCAGGGTGCTGCTGGCGCCGGTGGTGATCGGCTACAAGCTGGGGCTGGTCTCCAGCAACGTCATCCGCTCGCAGGTGGTGCGCTTCGGCTTTCGTGACGAACCGCTGGCGCGGTTGGACCAGGCCGGGGAACGGTTTGCGCGCGAAGTGCTGCCGGGCGTGCTGCGCGCACAGGCGATGGAGCGCATCGCCTGGCACAAGGCGCAGGGCGACGTGGTCGTGGTGGTTTCCGGCGCGCTCGACGTCTACCTGCGGCACTGGTGCGAGCAGCACGGACTGGCGCTGATCTGTTCGGAGCTGGAGCGGGTCGACGGCCGCTACAGCGGCCGTTATCGTGGCCGCCAGTGCGTGGGTGCGGAGAAGCCGCGCCGGGTGCTGGAGCGGTACAACCGCGGCGATTTCGACCGCGTCTACGCCTATGGCGATACCAGCGAAGACCTTGACCTGCTGCGCATCGCTGACCGAAAGTATTTCAACTGGCGGGAAGTGGCCTGA
- a CDS encoding cupredoxin domain-containing protein, with product MTTLLCGLWLLAAASLPVAPAAAAPAPAAHAARVHVIMIDKMQYGPMPTGVRAGDIIEWTNHDILEHSVTARDGSVDLDLKAGASGRFTVAAGSHTYFCKFHPTMTATLVVR from the coding sequence ATGACGACACTGCTGTGCGGCCTGTGGCTGCTGGCGGCCGCCTCGCTGCCCGTCGCCCCGGCCGCCGCTGCGCCGGCGCCCGCGGCGCATGCCGCGCGGGTGCACGTGATCATGATCGACAAGATGCAGTACGGCCCGATGCCGACCGGCGTACGCGCCGGCGACATCATCGAATGGACCAATCATGACATCCTCGAACACAGCGTCACCGCGCGTGACGGCAGCGTCGATCTCGACCTGAAGGCCGGCGCCAGCGGACGTTTCACCGTCGCCGCCGGCAGCCACACGTACTTCTGCAAGTTCCACCCCACCATGACCGCCACCCTGGTGGTCAGGTAA